A region of Lycium barbarum isolate Lr01 chromosome 1, ASM1917538v2, whole genome shotgun sequence DNA encodes the following proteins:
- the LOC132602986 gene encoding GDSL esterase/lipase At3g27950-like — protein sequence MEDMRKLVLLLLLYLGLVFGEISTNDHGKKEKKCSFPAIYNFGDSNSDTGGKSAAFKEMPPPNGQTFFGRPVGRVCDGRLIIDLIADRLELQYLSAYLDSISADFRNGANFATAGSSILPGGYSPFYLGLQISQFLQFKKRTIFLSDLRISNSKWSSYKVNIPKPEDFSKALYTFDIGQNDLSYGFQHTREAQVRASIPHILDNFTQAIHQLYNEGALNFWIHNTGPIGCLPYSVIDYPLKPQGLDAIGCIENQNKVAREFNKQLKDRISHLRAELPHAAFTYVDIYSAKYQLISSAKKEGFGDPLKFCCGWYNNGTEVACGQTATVNGTEHGKASSDPTKYISWDGIHYTDAANVWLAKSILSGSFSDPPVPIEQSCSHSSTRF from the exons ATGGAGGACATGAGGAAATtagtattattgttattattatactTGGGATTGGTTTTTGGAGAAATTAGTACTAATGATCATGgcaaaaaagagaaaaagtgTAGTTTTCCTGCAATATATAATTTCGGTGACTCGAATTCAGACACTGGTGGAAAATCAGCAGCATTCAAAGAGATGCCCCCGCCCAATGGTCAGACTTTTTTCGGCAGGCCCGTTGGGAGAGTGTGCGATGGTCGTCTCATCATAGACCTCATAG CGGACAGGTTGGAGTTGCAGTACTTGAGTGCCTACTTAGACTCGATCAGTGCAGATTTTAGGAATGGTGCAAATTTTGCAACGGCAGGCTCATCTATACTCCCTGGTGGTTACAGTCCTTTTTACCTTGGTCTTCAGATTTCTCAATTTCTACAATTCAAGAAACGTACTATTTTTCTTAGTGATTTACGAA TTTCAAACTCAAAGTGGTCTTCCTACAAAGTCAACATTCCAAAGCCAGAAGATTTCTCAAAGGCACTTTACACATTTGACATTGGACAAAACGACCTTTCCTATGGTTTTCAACATACCCGTGAAGCACAAGTCAGAGCATCCATTCCACACATCTTAGACAACTTTACTCAAGCCATTCAT CAACTTTACAATGAAGGGGCTCTGAATTTCTGGATCCACAATACTGGTCCCATTGGATGTTTGCCCTATAGTGTGATAGATTACCCATTGAAGCCTCAGGGCTTAGATGCCATTGGGTGCATAGAGAACCAAAACAAGGTGGCTCGTGAGTTCAACAAGCAACTCAAGGACCGGATATCACACTTAAGAGCAGAGCTCCCTCATGCTGCATTTACTTATGTTGATATTTATTCAGCTAAGTATCAATTAATTAGCTCTGCCAAGAAAGAAG GTTTTGGAGACCCATTGAAATTCTGCTGTGGATGGTACAACAATGGCACTGAAGTTGCATGTGGGCAGACAGCTACAGTAAATGGCACAGAACATGGGAAAGCAAGTAGTGATCCCACAAAGTACATTAGCTGGGATGGGATACACTACACAGATGCTGCAAATGTCTGGTTAGCCAAGTCCATTCTCAGTGGCTCTTTCTCAGATCCTCCAGTTCCAATTGAACAATCTTGCAGTCACTCATCCACCAGATTTTAA
- the LOC132602995 gene encoding ribosome-binding factor PSRP1, chloroplastic produces MSALSISPSTFHCFHSYPPGSSSYSSSSATTPNLSLILSASSSGFLNSAFKKSEINVAVKVTKSMGIRMSWDGPLSSVKLILQGKNLDLTPGVKSYVEEKLGKAVQKHSHLVREVDVRLSVRGGELGKGPKIRRCEVTLFTKRHGVIRAEEDGESVYGSIDMVSSIIQRKLRKIKEKDSDHGRHMKGFDRLKVRDPEMMVVPEDLETLPQEEEVEDDKSEGLVNEIVRKKFFDMPPLSVTEAIEQLENVDHDFYGFRNEETGEINILYRRKEGGYGVIIPKEDGKTEKLEPVEVEQEKEPSLAE; encoded by the exons ATGTCGGCTCTTTCAATTTCCCCCTCAACTTTTCACTGTTTCCATAGTTACCCACCTGGTTCCTCATCCTACTCTTCTTCTTCAGCTACTACTCCAAATTTGTCGCTGATATTGTCAGCAAGCAGTTCAGGATTTTTAAATTCAGCTTTCAAGAAGAGTGAGATTAATGTTGCTGTGAAGGTGACAAAATCCATGGGGATTCGAATGTCTTGGGATGGTCCTCTCTCTTCTGTTAAACTCATTCTTCAAGGCAAAAACCTTGAC TTAACACCTGGCGTGAAGAGTTATGTGGAAGAGAAGTTGGGTAAGGCAGTTCAAAAGCACAGCCATCTAGTCAGGGAAGTGGATGTTAGGCTGTCTGTTCGAGGTGGAGAGCTTGGAAAAGGCCCAAAAATTCGAAGATGTGAA GTAACTTTATTTACGAAAAGGCATGGAGTGATTCGTGCAGAGGAAGATGGGGAGTCAGTCTATGGAAGTATAGATATGGTATCATCAATTATACAGAGAAAATTGCGGAAAATTAAGGAGAAGGATTCAGACCATGGTCGGCACATGAAGGGCTTCGATAGGCTGAAAGTCAGGGACCCTGAGATGATGGTAGTTCCAGAGGATCTGGAAACACTTCCCCAAGAGGAAGAAGTTGAAGATGACAAAAGCGAGGGCCTTGTTAATGAG ATTGTTCGCAAGAAGTTCTTTGACATGCCACCTTTAAGTGTCACTGAAGCAATTGAACAGCTGGAAAACGTTGACCATGACTTCTATGGTTTCCGGAATGAGGAAACTG GTGAGATTAACATTCTCTACAGACGAAAAGAAGGGGGTTATGGTGTTATTATTCCAAAAGAAGATGGAAAAACAGAGAAGTTAGAGCCCGTGGAGGTTGAACAAGAGAAAGAACCGTCGCTGGCAGAATAG